The Sesamum indicum cultivar Zhongzhi No. 13 linkage group LG6, S_indicum_v1.0, whole genome shotgun sequence genomic interval gcATTGGTTcatgaataatattatataaaatatatgtgttTCTAATATTATTCTATTGCTCATAATGTGCATTATGTTTATCTTGTGGTTATAAGCGACAAATGTTGAAGTTCACATGTGGATGGTGGTAATGCATTAATACAATTcatttatattagtaaaattcatcATCGTAACTCTATTGATCTATATACTACCctattaattaagatttaagaaaaaaaatttgcattttttgtcttataatttTGGTGGAGCTGATACTATTGGTccgttataattttttaattttgtaattaatgacaataatttataaaagaaatagcgtatttcatcaattttttgctCGAAAAAAAGAGGGCCGTCACGTGCCAAGCATGTGTCTTTTTCAATGATATTGGCATTTTTCGATAGAAGTTGGATCAAATCTGctgctttttttctttttaaattactgCCCTCAATTGCGAAATTGAAATCGGAGCAGATCAAAAGTGTCACcccattttaatttacaaaacaaaaataccttttattcatattgatcatacacatgtacttaattaaaattaaaaggcaATGATCATTCAAGTCAAGTAAATGGAAAACCACTTAATTAAAAGACGTTGGAGTTTTACTcgagaaagaggaaaaaatattttccttatGTTACATATACACCTCATCTTTGTACATCCGAAGTCGAATTTCATGAGGCAAAAACCAGGTGATTACTGACCTCTTTCTaaaagtgagagagagagagagaaacttaataccaaaaaaagattaaaagggataggattttaattatatatgcacAATTTAGAAGtccaaagaagaagaaaacccCAAGAAATGggagaaaaaattgtttaaaaataataatatatttgtaaaattttgtgaCTAGTCCTCAGCAATGCTCTCAAGAGTCGGCCTCCACAGTCCGCCGGTGCTTTTGCTCCTTTCCCGCCGCCGGGAAGACGACTTTTTCTCCGAAGACTTGCTGCTGATGACCACCTCCGGCAACTTTTCCTCCGGCGGGTGGCTGCTGACCACCTCCGGCGGCGACGACTTTTTCTTGGAGGAGCTGAACTTCTTCAGGATTTTACTGCTCTTCTCAGCGGGCAAAGAAGAGGCGGGTATCAAGAAGTAAATGGAGCCCCGTTTGAGCTCGGATTCCGGGGACAGGATCAGAATCCGGCGGGTCATGCCTTGGGAGCATGGCTGTGTGAGAACGTGATTCGGGTTGTTCTTGAGGACCTCGCCGGCGGTGACCCGACCCGTTATTTCTTCTACGCTCCCGTTTAAATGTACTATTCGGATCAAGTCTAGCGCTCCGCATGGAAGAACACATGCCAAACAACACCTTAAGCTGTTGCccatttgattgaattgaatttgCCTCAAAAAATGTGAAGAGAATGATGGATTAGTTAAACTGAGCTACCCCTctgactctctctctcttgatctccttctctctctacTTATTTCATATGTAAGAGAGTTTTGAACTGATTGTAGGCTGCAGTTTATATAGAATTAAGGATCATGATCATGAAGTTCAATAATTAATCAGGCTTAatgattgattatatttatctaattacTTACTTCCAATGTAAATTCCTAAAATGCCCTTGTGTTTGTGTTCATACATccatgtttgtaatttttttggataattacactcccaccctgagatttggtgtaattacacataaactccctatattttgataattacatctagcaccccaaatgtttgcttccatccaacaaataagtcactcgttagtcaaaattcattaaatttgttatattagcacagaaaactaaataaaagttatatttacccttaattaacttaaaactgacttattacaggtcaaacaattttttttactaaaattacctttataacAATGAAATATCCTCACATCCATTACGCATGAATACAtatgaaggtaatttgatcataaaaagatttatttaacctacTATAAGtgagtaataagtcaatttggagtaaatatatattttttccgactttttttgctaacaccagcaaattcgatgaattttgactaataaaggtacttatttgttagacggaagcaaatctcaggagtgctagatgtaatttttcaaactacatggGTCcaaatgtaattacaccaaacttcagAAGATGGGAGattaattatccttattttttttcttttcgtaattcttttattaatcaCCAAATTACCCAAGATACAAACCTCTAATTATGTTCAGGTCGTACCGACCCACTTGATTTCGAGTATGTAATCATCCGATTacttttaaatcaataattcaCGTGAAATCCTATAATCTGGGacaaagtttaattttgaaaatgatacAAAACGCTCcataattcttttatgaatCAGAAAATGCGACAAGCTACAAACCTCTTATGTTGAGGTCGAACCAATCCgacctaattttaaaatatgttcgGACTTATGATAACTACCTGATCATCTTCGGATCAATAGTTCGCGTAAATTTCTTAGTTGAGGATGTATGATTCATTAGaatcaatttatcaaataattcaaatcaatgaatatattcaaacgagacaaaaaaaaattattaataaatcgTGAAACCaaacttacaattttttaattatgaaaccTCAATCTTATGAATCAAGCTATGCCTCGTTAACCATCATTGGTTGTAATTCAAGATCttgttttcattctttatttgacATGAATGTGTAAATGACCACCTCATCCTCGACCTCTTGTTGGTTAGGGCTTATGGATTTTGCCAATATTTTGACATCACTGcacaaaaatatgatattaaaaataaaatattaagtgataattctaaaattataattattaaataaaaaataattttaattttatcaaaatatatttatcagtGTGATATCATGAAATTGTCTGTCTAGACGAATAAACAATACTTTTATAATGATaacacaaatataataataataattatatttggtgTTGTTGCAATTTTATTATACCCGTGTCACGTAATAATgtgaaaatacattttttttctctaataaaattcttatcatataattaatgacaattttaatgtagttatttattttttattttcaattcttttatttatagtgTGTATATTGCTTGTAAGTCTAACATGGGCGCTAGGTAACTAGttgaagaaatttgaaattaagatAACGTACTTAGATTTTAAGTTTGGCAACTGGATAAATATTGGTTGTGTCATGTTTAACTTTTTGATTGTTCCTTGTTAATTACTTACCCATGCCCTGAAGATTCAGTTTCTTGATTCTGTTCTTAATGTTTGAAGCTAGGTCacatttattatctttttcttttcttttttttttaaattaataatcaatataactAATCAATCgatcatcaatatcaaatatatatataagtacaaTTAGAGTAGCCcaacaactactattaaaatcGACTAATATCAACACATTGATGAAACTCAAACACATGACTCTTTGAGACTTGTTGGTCTGCTCTCTATGGAGAGCAAGTCTCTTCCAGTCCAACTATACTTTTAGGAAATAGAtcgaaagaaaagaaatttatattatcctctgaacaaagaaaacaaagaagcgAGTGTTAAAGAGTATAAATTGACTTTTATAGTCCTTCATACGAAATCAAAGATACTAATATCTTAACAGCATGCCGAGTAAGGTCAACTCCAGTTGAGCTGGGCATTGGGGCCTTGGATGCGCTAGCGATTGGCACATAAGGGAGTGGTTGCTCGGATTTTTCGTCTTGGTATGCACCTCGCTTTCATGATATCTACATTATTCAACTGTGCCTTGGAGCCACGGTCAAAGCATGCCCACCAGCGTGCTTCTTTCACGATATGCTCTAGTCCTGGATGTCTTTCAGTGGCCTTCTAGCCTTATAATAGAAGAAGTCGTGTCCCTTCTGGACATCCGCAAGGGCTTCAACTTCGCTAATGAAACTAAGTCCCATTTACAAGTCAAGTTGAATTTTAAACTAATCAATATTTGAGTTTCGTTGtataataaagcaaattacattttgcagTTGGACCTAATAACTTCTGAATACTTATAGCCTTATTCAAAGCTCTTCGGAAATCgacaaaaaggaaagaattAATGACTTAAGTTTTGCTTGAAGTATTAGCAAGCACATAGACATTGTTGTCATGAACCCAcatttatatctataaaattgGTTAACAAGtgaaatatcatattataaaatgtttcaatTCCTCTCAATTTATGTGGGATGCAGAATTTGTAACATTCTCAACTCCCCTCCTCATACTGTGTGGTTACCCATAGAGTTTTGGCTCTACTACCTATTTTTCATAGGCTCACGTTGATCCCTAAAAATTTGATTGCTGAAGACAAATGACAACCccattatataaatatttctagaGCCTATTTCCTAAACAATGTATGATGAGAAGCTTGTACCATTTGCCATATTGCACACTAAAGAGGAACTCAGTCATGATGGACAAAAACAAAGTCAACTTTTCGACCATGCATGTTTTGTTCCATTTCATGAAACATATGTCCCATGACACATAGGTAGCAATAGTGGCAAATTATAACAACatagattataattatttgaatattaaaaagtatatgaatgaaaagtaaaagtatGTGCAATATACTTTAGCAATTATTTCTCTTTATGTGAGAAACTAACATCATACTTTTCTACagtttaatattaatgatattttatgaaaagttATACGCATATAAATGTTTAGATCGATggacatatttaattttgttgcattCAGTCACTGCACGACGgggaaaataacaattttacttcttaaaatatttgataattttaattatgtacgaattattttataattgtcttataatttcaaaaatttcatatattaaaaaaattgctaaaatctACTCAAATGATCGAAATAGTACACATATATGAACGCgatcaattttatcaaatgcACTTTATATATAGCTGGTCAAAATTCACCCCCACAAAATACAGAAAGAAGGATTGGTCTTTTGTATTATACTATAGACACCgtctttataattaatcaacaatcacaaaaaattaatatttaattatataaaaattaacaaacatATCAGTTTGTAGAGTTATAAccctcaaatattttgacaagaATTCTACGCCATAAATCATTAGGGCACAACATTAATTTGATGAggctaaaaattaattaaagtcaGCACAAATGCAGGCGAcggaaattgagaaaaattaacTATTGGTCATTGATAATGGTCCATGATTGGGGGCTAGAATTCCCAAATTTTGCTCTTTTTAAATCTGCATAGTTCCAAAGCTTTCCAGCTGTTCTTGatccaaaccctaattttctaataaagattgcttgtaactctttcttcttttccccttttggaattataataaaattgcaCATGTCAATGTATTCTTTAATGAAGTGATTCGAGTGCtgctattatatatatagtcatcGCCAACCAAGTAACTTTTTAAACTATGGCTACATTCATCCCTCTCTCACTCCCAACTATCTTCTTTGTTCCTATAAGTAATATTCTCTGTTTGGCAACGCGAATCGTGGGCTTGCCACGCAGAATCTGACAGTTTCTTgtgtttgtatttatattataaatacatgcAATAGTATTAAAAggttgtaattaataataacagtGCTGCTACAGCTTTTAAAtggttaattgcattttacccaTTGTAAGAATACTAATAGGTACGAGATTTGGacgaaaagagagagaaatgacaacacattaattgttgtaattgACATGTTAATGTGTTGCGAGACCACTATAGAAGCCGAAATTTGAAGAGAAGAAGCCATAGTTGCAGAGAACAAGATTGATTTCTGATTATGAACTCATGAGTTGCTGTACAGCTTCATCTCTGCTTTTTTAAATCACAGAGATGATGAGTGAAACTAATTAACCACTGTTTAAGAGATCTGCTAACTACTTTCTAACTAATGCTACCTAACAAAAGTGTTAATCTATTAATAAGAAGTGCTAAAAGGGGAACAACTACTAATTACATGGGAATAAATCGCTATTTCACTTATAGAGTAGAAAACGTAAAAGGGATGTCGTGTTGGAGAAAATGCGCGTCTTCTTTCTATGCAAGGTTCAGAAGCAGCTGGAGCTGAAACAAAGTGATCTTCAGCAAGAATTCCTTCATCCCCCCTCAAGTTGGCGCATGAGAAAGCAGGTCCAACTTGGAGAACAGATGAGTGAAGGGAACAGGAGGCGAAGACTTAATGAAGAGGTTGGCGATTTGATCAGAGCGGGGAATGTGTTGAGGGCGAATAAAACCGTGCTTGAAGTGATCGCGGACGAGATGGCAATCGATGTCGAGGTGTTTCATGCGCTCGTGAAAGACAAGATTTCAGTGATGTGGATGGCGGCTTTATTGTCATAGTGGAAAGGAATGGGATCTGCAACAGGGATGGGAGAAGTCGCGAAGCAGGTAGCTGATCCAAAGTAGCTCACATACGGTCGATCCCATGCTGCGATATTCGGCTTCGGCGGATGAACGCGATACAGTGGCTTATTTCTTGGTTTTCTAGGAGACTAAGGAACCACCAAGGAAGATGCAGTAACCGGTGATAGAGCGACGAGAATCAAGCAAGAGGCACAATCCGAGTCTGTGGAGGCTGAGAGAGACAGTGTGTTTCCAGAGGGGAAGAACAGACCCAAATTGGAAGTCCCTTTGAAATAACGAACGAGGTGAAGAGCAGCAGCCATATGGGGTTCACGAGGATGTTGAAGAAATTGACTCAACTGCTGCACCACAAAAGAGATGTCAGAACGAGAAAAACCCAAATAAAGGAGGCGGCCAATCAATCTTCTGTAGCGATCAGGAGCAGCAATTAAAGTGCCAGAGGAGGCATCAAATTTGATTCCAGGAGGAAGAGGTGTGGCAGTAGGAGTCGCCTCAATATAGACAATCACGAACAATGTCTAATAGATACTTCTGTTGGGAGACGTAAGCGCCATGAGAAAAGCGTCCCAGCTCCAAGCTAAGGAAATACTTGGCGTGCCCCAAGTCCTTAATCGTGAAAAGTTTATCAAGGTAAAGTTTAACATCAATTATAGCTTCTAAAGATTTACCTGTGAGAACACTTCATCGACGTAGACAAGTAGTTCGAGAAAATCTGTATCAGTGCGGAGGATGAACAAAGCCATAACGCTGCAGCTGAGTGGAGAACTCAATGTTCCATTGGCGGGAGGCCTGTTTCAATCCGTAGAACGGGCATTGCAATTTGCATACGAGGCCATCGTGAGCTTTAGACTAGCCAGCAGGAAACACCATATAAACCTCCTCGTCAAGATGCCCGTGGAGGAACGGGTTGCTAACGTCGAGCTACAAAAGAGGCCAAGAGAAAGCAGAGGCAACAACAATGAAAATATGCACTGTGATGGTCTTGGTTACTTGAGAAAAACTATCGAAGTAATCAACACCTTCAATTTAGTCGTATCCTTTTTCAACAAGGCGCGCCTTGTATCTATCAATGGATCCGTCAGGCTTCAACTTAACTTTGTAAACCCAACGACAGCCGATGGCCTTTTTTTCGTTGCGACAGAGGAGTAAGATCCCACGTGTGATTTTTGTACAAAGCATTAAGTTCTTCTTTCATGGCTAGCCTCTAGCATTTATGTTTATTGGCCTCCAAAAATAACTGTGGCTCCTGTGAAGCATCAACCAGTGACAAAAACGACATATATGCAGGGCTAAAAACAAGTGAGTTACATAGATGGGAAGTAGAAGAGGAGTGATTGCAGATATAGCCCTGAAGCCAACTAGGAGGTGTAATGGTTCGCTGAGATCTACGCAATGTAGAAGATGAAGGAATGCAAGGGGGATCTACAGAGAGTGGTCGAGTAGGAGGAGCATTGGCAGAAGCTGGAAGTGATGAATCAGGTGTAGGGACAGGAAGATAGGATGGACATTCTAGTTAGTTACCAGAGAAGGGAAAACAATGttcataaaattcaacatcacGGGAAACTGACACTGTTTTAGTGTCGAGGTGATACACTTTATACCCTTTATGTAGTTGGTTGTAGCCaaggaacaaatattttgatgctCGTGGAGCTAATTTGTCTTTGTGTTGAGAGGTGTCGGTCGTAAAGCACAAGCAACCGAAGGTCTTAATATGAGTGAGTATAGGAGGCTTACAGTAGAGGACTTCGTAAGGGGATTTCCATTCTAAGATGGAAAAAGGAACATGATTGATAAGGCAGGATGCAGTGAGGATGCATTCTCCCTAGAATTTCTTTGGAAGAGAAGCTTGGTGTAGGAGCGATCGAGCGACATTGAGTAAGTGTCTATGTTTGCGCTCGGCTACAccattttgctgaggtgtATAGGTGCAAGAACGTTGATGAAGTAtgcctaaagaagaaaaaagtgtTTGACAACCAGCGTTAACGAATTCGGATCCATTATCAGACCTAACAATGTTAACAGAGACATTGTATTGGTTCGGGATAGAGGCAAAAAAGGAAGCAAGTGTAGATGTGAcctgtgttttgttttgtagaAGAAAAGTCCACATGGCCCCACTGTAATCATCCACAAATTCCCCAAATTGTGGATCCATTATTGATTTTACATGTTGAAGTACAGGAAAGGATGGGTGGCCAAGACGTTTATGCCACATCCAAAAAATGCTGGAATTAGATGTTATGTTACAGAAAGAAGAGGAAACAAGACCCACGACAAGGATCTCATTAGTCTTCAGGTCCTGTAACCAACACTCTAGAGGATGAGAAACGTACAGAAATGGAGTTTGAATTACAGAGTTTATGGACAGAGAGCAAGTTGTATTTAAAGGTTGGAATGTATAGAACATTAGTAATGATGAGGTTGTTATGGAAGGGAATGTCTCCAGAGATAGTAACAGGCACTGTAGAACCATCTGGTAGATGCACAAGAAAGGTAGGAAAAATGCAGTGTTTTCGTTTTAAAAGGGAGGAATCTGCACACATGTGGTTAGTGGCGCCGGTATCAACTATCCAAGACCCAAAACTTATTAGCATGTGTATCAATAAGGATGCTATTACTTGCAAAATCATCTCCCGTTCAAAGTTTACTTGTAAGGGGTCTGAAGCTGCTGCACTTGGAATTTGCCCCTTCATTTTTTCCAGCAACTCTGaaacttttctcaaagttTCGCCCAAGTCCCTTGTATACACTCTAGCTTTCTTATCTCCAACAACAGCCACATTGAAGCCTCTTGGTGGCGCTTCTTCGCTTTGTTTTTGCTCCTTGAGGGTCTTGTACCAATCCGGGAATTCATGAAGTTTAAAACATGTATCCTTCGTGTGTCCTTGTATACCATAAATTGTAGTACTCATACACCCTTTCTTCACTATCTGaagttcaattataatatttcgTCACAAAGCTTTCCTATATAAGTCGAACATAGCTTCATCCATTGTTTTGAACCTTTTGTTCTTACACTTCCGGTACGGGTATCTAATCTTCTCATAATACATATGAACACGCTGATACTTGACCCATTTTACGAAAGTCTGAACTCAATTCTCAAACTCATGCCTAATGCCAACATTTCCCCACAGGTTATTTTCATACATCGACATCCTTAATTGTCTTAACATGATGACCGTTACCTATATATCTACAtttcaaactataaattaattatttagcactaataataactaaccattaaatataaaaattaaaattaataattaaactataccaaacaaaaaaatttccaaTTATTATCTAGTCAATCACGGTCCACCTACTCCAAACTCAATTTAGAGATCAACAATACGTGACGAtggtaatatttaaaatatacttgaaACTAGAGAGAGACACAGTATGTGTGTGGTTTAATAATTCAAGAGAGTgcatacaaaagaaaaaaaaaagcaatatatatatacacaaatttGTGATGGATTTTGCACCACAATTTCTgatagaaaaaggaaaaccaaCTGTTGAGAAATAGCCGTTATGACATTTGAGATGATTTTACGAACATTTTACAGTAGCCCTTGTGGAAATAGCTGTTATATTTGCGATTGTTTATTGGCTTtgcaacagaaaaagaaacaagttgCAAAACTTTCAACACTTTGCAACGAACATTAAATGGTTTTGGGACGGCAGTAAAAATTGCTCCAAATGTCGTCCCAATTGCACTATCTTCATCGCAACATCTATCACAAATTTACAATAGTAGTCTTCCTTTTCAAATTGTCGCCGGAATTAATGGATGGAAAATGTTTGGGATGATTTTCCCGACTGCATATGACGAGCTTACCTTGAGATGGACCTTTTGTCGATAAGTTGGTCCCTTTTGTTTAATATCCAGGATGACACCATCCATTACAAAGCTGTTGCAATATCCACCACAAATTGGGATGGATTTTTCTTATTGCAATGTTCTCGTTGCAATAAAATGATTGTTTTGTAGTAATACTTTAAGTATGCTTATGACCTTAATATTCCTCTTCTTACGGCCTAATTGACTTAAGCACCGAAAGGCTATAATCAGGATCTTTTGAATATTGTTTTCATATATTCCTTCATTGTCGAGCATGCAATGGATTTCTAGGTTACCTGATTACAATTTGAGCCTTTGACAAACAAATTTGAccttaattacattttctaaatttcaaCCCATAACTCTCACCAATAAGGAGGTCATGTTGCCCccactttctttaataatagCTTATGAGAAAGTCAATTACTACTattcaaatcaatatatatttacatatatgtgAATCAGTTCCAAAATTTGCTAATTAAAGGATAGACTAAGCAGCCCAAATGGAGTGCCTAGGTTCCCCCAAAAAGGCCTTTGCCTAAATTTCTCATGAGATCCCTGGAAAGAAGGCCCAGTACAATTGAATGTGAATAGAGACACGTAGTTACGCCTTAAATTTAAACATTTAAACATTTAATTCCGGCGAATCCATATCTTCACTCTGATGTTTAGATTTTGGGTAGGGAGAATCCATATCTTCACTCTGATGTTGCCAtgtattaacaaaatttaaattttgtctttatccccttcccttttttttctaGGAAAGTTAGTAGTAATGTTTCATTCCCCATTAAATTGCACTATCCGACACTTTGCATTTCCAAATGAATTCCTAGTGGTTAGTTGGAGTGATTAAGCTACTACTTCCTGAATCTCTTCTCATCAAATCTCTAGGCAAATGATATGCCGATCGGACACTAATTGCACCATTTTTCGATTCGTTACACACTAATTAGtcatttattacatttcttaacaatatttaaaGTATGAGATCTGCGTGGTAGCAATCAAGTCTTGTGTAGTAGCAATGGTACGCCATGTATACGAAGAATTCAACCTTGTTTTTGCCGCAAAGAAATAAGTGTTCGAAAATATATGGCGTTTATCACCCTATTCATGAGGCATTCAAGTTGAGTAGCAACCCTCCATGCTTGTTTTGCAAGTGAAGCATGCTGAAACTTCAAAAATCTCGAAGACCCAATCCACCTTCATGAACTCTTCCGGTTAACATGTCCAGTGGTAGCTAATGTATCTTCCTATGATCACCATTGTTCCACAAAAAACCAGAGAATATGGAAGTGAATTCAGAAACTTCTCTGTCAACTGAAAGCATGACATGTTATATGTAGGCACTGCTTGCATGACTGCTTTAATAAGGATAGTACGGTCAACTTGCGATAGGCATCTCTCTTTCCATCCAAGCGTCTTCTTCCGAATTTCCTCCCAAATATGCTCAAAAGAGCACTCTTTGTTCATCCAAGGATAAGTAGTATGTCCACAAGTTCCAATTGGAGATCTTGAGGAGTATTCGGGATAAAGGCCAAAGAGGATTTCTCCATATTAATGCACTGGcctgaaaaaaaattatagtcatTCAACATAGTTTTGATTGTAAGAAAAGCCCTTGCATTAGcctcacaaaaaattaatgtattgtCGGCAAAACATAAGTCACTAATACAATGTGCTGACCGAGCTA includes:
- the LOC105163989 gene encoding uncharacterized protein LOC105163989, with the protein product MGNSLRCCLACVLPCGALDLIRIVHLNGSVEEITGRVTAGEVLKNNPNHVLTQPCSQGMTRRILILSPESELKRGSIYFLIPASSLPAEKSSKILKKFSSSKKKSSPPEVVSSHPPEEKLPEVVISSKSSEKKSSSRRRERSKSTGGLWRPTLESIAED